A genomic window from Laspinema palackyanum D2c includes:
- a CDS encoding response regulator: MLHPSEIPQPHSKNPIDILIVDDVADNIRLLSRILVKRGYQTRKALNGPMALTAIQASKPHLILLDVQMPDMSGYELCHLIKSDPDTLHIPIIFLSANDDSSERKKAIRLGGSDYLTKPFNIEKLVGSIRKHIELASIS, from the coding sequence ATGCTTCATCCATCCGAAATTCCCCAACCCCATTCAAAAAATCCCATCGATATTTTAATTGTAGATGATGTTGCAGACAACATCCGCCTACTGTCCCGAATTTTAGTAAAACGGGGATATCAGACCCGAAAAGCCCTCAATGGACCTATGGCACTCACAGCAATTCAAGCCTCTAAACCCCATCTAATTCTGTTAGATGTTCAAATGCCAGACATGAGTGGCTATGAACTCTGCCATCTTATTAAATCTGACCCCGATACCCTTCATATTCCTATCATATTTTTGAGCGCTAATGATGATAGTTCAGAAAGGAAAAAAGCTATTCGCCTAGGAGGGTCTGACTATCTAACTAAGCCTTTTAACATAGAAAAACTCGTGGGTTCAATCAGGAAACATATAGAATTGGCTTCCATTTCTTAA
- a CDS encoding AAA-like domain-containing protein: MEQTTGQKRRRGVILSSQGAQRLQAAEHLSAARDHGGHPYTLEELSDLTGLSTKTLTKVRHRQKPVDSVTLADYFTAFGLFLQKEDYISQEPDPEASMAALRGLLRTPLKGQLAVDSPFYIYRSPAEQLLKAESLQPGALIRIRAPRQFGKTSLVVRGFTPAEESGFRMAIVSLQLADSGVFESLTVFLQWLCVMVSRSLGLPNRLEEFWNPMFGSSYSCNDYFESYLLPAAESPLLLVLDEVNLVFSYPKIATDFFGLLRAWYERSRHSTQGSELWQKLRLVIIYSTDVFLPLTLHQSPFNVGLLISLSAFTLEQVTELAVRYGLTPPERYAERAIALLGGHPYLTQLAFFHLSQETVTLEGLSETITTPDSIFESHLRQQLAYLEQHPDLKDAWKSVILTQTGVELHPTPAFKLQGLGLIKFENQLSVPSCLLYHSYFYRFLND; encoded by the coding sequence TTGGAACAAACAACAGGTCAAAAACGTAGAAGAGGGGTTATTCTCAGCTCTCAGGGTGCTCAACGCTTACAAGCGGCAGAGCATTTGTCAGCCGCACGGGATCATGGTGGACACCCCTACACCTTGGAAGAGTTAAGCGATCTCACGGGACTGAGTACCAAAACTCTGACAAAAGTCAGGCATCGCCAAAAGCCGGTGGATTCTGTCACTTTAGCCGACTACTTCACCGCATTTGGCCTTTTTCTCCAAAAAGAGGACTATATTAGCCAGGAGCCAGACCCCGAGGCATCAATGGCCGCTTTAAGGGGTTTACTCAGGACCCCCCTCAAGGGGCAGTTAGCGGTAGATTCCCCATTCTACATCTATCGATCCCCGGCGGAACAGCTTCTCAAGGCAGAGAGTTTGCAACCAGGGGCCTTAATTCGGATTCGAGCGCCTCGACAATTTGGCAAAACCTCTTTAGTGGTGCGGGGATTCACTCCAGCAGAAGAAAGTGGGTTTCGCATGGCGATCGTCAGTTTGCAACTGGCCGATAGTGGTGTTTTTGAAAGTTTAACAGTTTTCTTGCAATGGTTGTGTGTGATGGTCAGCCGCAGTTTGGGGTTACCGAACCGCTTGGAAGAGTTTTGGAATCCCATGTTTGGCAGCAGCTATAGTTGCAATGATTATTTTGAAAGCTATTTGCTGCCTGCTGCTGAAAGTCCGCTATTGCTCGTTTTGGATGAAGTGAATTTAGTATTTAGCTATCCTAAGATTGCCACAGATTTTTTTGGACTGCTCCGTGCTTGGTATGAGCGATCGCGTCATAGTACCCAGGGGAGTGAACTCTGGCAAAAACTCCGGTTAGTCATCATCTATTCCACCGATGTTTTTTTGCCTTTAACCCTGCATCAATCGCCCTTTAATGTTGGGTTGTTAATTAGTTTATCCGCCTTTACTTTAGAACAGGTTACGGAGTTAGCGGTGCGTTATGGATTAACCCCCCCGGAACGCTATGCCGAACGCGCGATCGCCCTTCTCGGAGGCCATCCCTACTTAACCCAATTAGCCTTTTTTCACTTAAGCCAGGAAACCGTCACCCTAGAAGGCTTGAGCGAAACTATCACGACTCCCGACAGTATCTTTGAGAGTCATTTACGACAACAATTGGCCTATTTAGAGCAGCATCCCGACCTCAAGGATGCCTGGAAATCGGTGATTTTGACCCAAACTGGCGTAGAATTGCACCCGACCCCAGCTTTTAAATTGCAGGGATTGGGATTAATTAAATTTGAAAATCAACTATCCGTCCCCAGTTGTCTGCTTTATCACAGTTATTTTTACAGATTTTTGAATGACTAA
- a CDS encoding GAF domain-containing hybrid sensor histidine kinase/response regulator, which translates to MLEFLNNFLIPRSYIPHGHCYLWQTPLVALHLVSDALIAIAYFSIPTMLIYFIYKRRDIAFSSIFAMFGAFIILCGVGHLLDIWTLWHPDYWLSGIERALTAIVSCYTALRLVELLPQFLSLRTPEQLEAVNHELHKEVLQRQRTEEILQALVAGTSSVTGQDFFPALVKNLAKALNVKYVIVSEKSHNQDQNLESLGFWAGDNLGNNFNYDFTGRPCDFITYNQEFACYPEKLREHFPNDPLLEGIGAESYLGVSLLDGNKQAIGNLCILDVKPLEEQDQARAIMSVFAARAATELQRKWAEEEKRLAYEELEFRVEKRTAELVAVNSTLETEIQERIDIEAELRVMAEREKTISIIIQRMRESLNLETIFHATTNELRQAVDCDRVVIYRFHPDWSGALVSESVTPGWDVLLPEQADHPILTQVTTDEPGCVLTQMNSSNFLIKDTYLQEQQGGIYRQKQTFCSVFDIYQAGFSSCYLKFLKQLNARAYVIAPIFSGNTLWGLVGVYQNSGPREWKEAEVKIVTQISNQLGVAVQQAELFSQTQKQAEELHRTAEAANAANRAKSEFLANMSHELRTPLNAILGFTQLMQRDSSLAALHQGYIDIINKSGSHLLALINDVLEMSKIEAGRVTLNEVEFDLPKLVYSLESMLQLKAKSKGLSLKFELQPTLPQFIRGDENKLRQVLINLLGNAIKFTNTGLVTLRISSSEFNPDIESPHQAIVQFEVEDTGPGLSFEEIKDLFQAFQQTRVGRQSQEGTGLGLRISQKFVQLMGGVITVTSTVGEGSRFKFEIPVGLVQGATIENTCNLNGAIGLAPGQPSYRILVVEDNPINRLLLVTLLKDLGVEVQEAENGQVAIAAWQQWHPHLIFMDMHMPQMDGYEATQQIKQWKTRPNPSSELPPVPPIIAITASAFSENRAECLQVGCDNFVSKPFRREEILETLSQYLGAKYSYQENKNTTHRPSLQDKQPDCELEANALHFMPADWVNEFYNAVAQGSDTLALELLSFIPSEHLDLIETLTHLLENYQFDRLMELAQPHAPTLST; encoded by the coding sequence GTGCTGGAATTCTTGAACAATTTTCTTATCCCACGTTCCTATATTCCACACGGCCATTGTTACCTTTGGCAAACTCCCCTCGTTGCACTGCATCTGGTTAGCGATGCGCTAATTGCGATCGCCTACTTCTCCATTCCCACGATGCTGATTTACTTCATCTACAAACGCAGAGACATTGCATTTTCCAGCATCTTTGCGATGTTTGGCGCGTTTATTATTCTTTGCGGCGTGGGTCATTTATTAGATATTTGGACCCTCTGGCATCCGGATTATTGGCTTTCGGGAATCGAGCGAGCACTCACGGCGATCGTTTCTTGTTATACCGCATTGCGACTGGTGGAACTCCTGCCCCAATTTCTTTCTCTGCGAACTCCAGAACAGCTTGAAGCAGTCAATCATGAATTGCACAAAGAAGTGCTGCAACGGCAACGAACGGAAGAAATTTTGCAAGCGCTTGTGGCTGGAACTTCCTCAGTAACCGGACAAGATTTTTTTCCAGCCCTGGTTAAAAACTTAGCCAAAGCTTTAAATGTCAAGTATGTGATTGTTTCTGAAAAAAGTCACAATCAAGACCAAAATTTGGAGAGTCTGGGCTTCTGGGCCGGGGATAATTTGGGGAATAATTTTAATTATGACTTTACGGGAAGACCTTGCGATTTTATTACTTACAATCAGGAGTTTGCCTGCTACCCGGAGAAATTGCGGGAGCATTTTCCGAATGACCCCTTGCTGGAAGGAATCGGGGCCGAAAGCTATCTGGGCGTTTCGTTATTAGACGGCAATAAACAGGCGATCGGAAACCTGTGCATCCTGGATGTCAAGCCCTTAGAGGAGCAGGATCAAGCCCGAGCGATTATGAGTGTTTTTGCTGCCCGAGCCGCGACAGAACTGCAACGAAAATGGGCTGAAGAAGAGAAACGCCTTGCTTATGAAGAGTTAGAATTTAGGGTGGAAAAGCGCACTGCTGAATTGGTAGCCGTGAACTCTACTTTAGAAACCGAAATCCAAGAACGGATTGATATAGAAGCGGAACTGCGGGTGATGGCGGAACGGGAAAAAACGATTTCCATCATCATCCAACGAATGCGGGAAAGTTTAAATTTAGAGACAATTTTTCATGCTACCACTAACGAACTGCGGCAAGCCGTTGACTGCGATCGGGTTGTAATTTATCGCTTTCATCCTGATTGGAGTGGTGCATTAGTTTCCGAGTCCGTTACCCCGGGTTGGGATGTGTTATTGCCGGAACAAGCCGACCATCCGATTCTGACTCAAGTCACCACGGATGAACCGGGTTGTGTCCTCACTCAAATGAATTCATCGAATTTCTTGATTAAAGATACTTACCTGCAAGAACAGCAAGGGGGAATTTATCGTCAAAAACAGACATTTTGTTCAGTTTTTGATATTTACCAAGCCGGTTTTAGCTCCTGCTATTTGAAGTTTTTAAAGCAATTAAACGCCCGGGCTTATGTGATTGCTCCAATTTTTTCAGGCAATACACTTTGGGGCTTGGTGGGAGTTTATCAAAATAGTGGTCCCCGAGAGTGGAAAGAAGCCGAAGTCAAAATTGTCACCCAAATTAGTAATCAACTGGGCGTGGCAGTCCAACAGGCCGAACTATTTTCCCAAACCCAAAAACAAGCCGAAGAATTGCATCGCACCGCTGAGGCAGCCAATGCGGCTAACCGCGCTAAGAGTGAATTTTTAGCGAATATGAGCCACGAACTCAGAACGCCTCTCAACGCAATTTTAGGGTTTACTCAACTGATGCAACGAGATAGTTCTCTAGCGGCTCTACATCAAGGATATATTGACATTATCAACAAAAGTGGCTCTCATTTACTCGCCCTGATTAACGATGTTTTAGAGATGTCGAAAATTGAGGCAGGGCGAGTCACCCTGAATGAGGTTGAATTCGACCTACCCAAACTGGTGTACAGTTTGGAATCCATGCTGCAACTCAAAGCCAAATCTAAGGGTTTGAGCTTGAAATTTGAACTGCAACCGACCCTACCGCAATTTATTCGCGGGGATGAAAATAAATTGCGCCAGGTGCTGATTAATCTGTTAGGAAATGCCATCAAGTTTACCAATACCGGGCTAGTAACCCTGCGGATATCTAGTTCAGAATTTAATCCAGATATCGAAAGCCCGCACCAAGCGATCGTGCAATTTGAAGTTGAAGATACGGGTCCCGGACTCAGCTTTGAAGAGATTAAAGACCTATTTCAGGCCTTTCAGCAAACTCGGGTGGGGCGGCAATCTCAAGAAGGAACAGGGTTAGGACTGCGAATTTCTCAGAAATTTGTGCAATTAATGGGAGGAGTCATTACGGTTACGAGTACCGTAGGAGAAGGTAGTCGCTTTAAATTCGAGATTCCTGTGGGTTTGGTTCAGGGAGCCACAATAGAAAATACTTGTAACCTTAACGGTGCTATTGGGTTAGCACCGGGACAACCGAGCTATCGCATTTTGGTAGTGGAAGATAACCCAATTAACCGATTATTATTAGTCACCTTGTTGAAGGATCTCGGCGTAGAAGTTCAGGAAGCAGAAAATGGACAAGTGGCGATCGCCGCTTGGCAACAGTGGCATCCTCACCTAATTTTCATGGATATGCATATGCCCCAAATGGATGGATATGAGGCAACCCAACAGATTAAACAATGGAAAACCCGCCCAAACCCATCCAGTGAGTTACCCCCCGTTCCTCCGATTATCGCCATTACTGCCAGTGCCTTTTCAGAAAATCGAGCAGAGTGTTTACAAGTTGGCTGCGATAATTTCGTTAGCAAACCCTTCCGTCGAGAAGAAATCCTAGAGACGCTCTCCCAATATCTGGGGGCAAAATACTCTTACCAAGAGAATAAAAATACCACCCATCGTCCCAGTTTACAGGATAAACAACCCGATTGCGAACTTGAGGCTAATGCCCTCCATTTTATGCCAGCCGATTGGGTGAATGAATTTTACAATGCCGTTGCCCAAGGCAGCGATACCCTAGCTTTAGAACTCTTGAGTTTCATTCCATCGGAACACTTGGATTTAATCGAGACATTAACTCACCTTTTAGAAAACTACCAATTCGATCGCCTGATGGAATTGGCTCAACCTCACGCCCCAACTCTATCCACTTAA
- a CDS encoding AAA-like domain-containing protein yields the protein MPVVQNSEFAYQVGGSLPFNAPTYVRRQADETLFHELVKGEFCYVFNARQMGKSSLRVQTTHHLQSIGIRCGVIDVTAIGTQEVTPEQWYGSMVGLLTKAFRLQVNVLSWWRERSHSSYVNRLSDFLETVLLAQVSDPIVIFIDEIDSVLSLNFSTDDFFALIRTCYNRRADNEDYRRLAFALFGLATPADLISDGSRTPFNIGKGIELSGFEFQETSPLLAGLSLQFANPQLALKQILYWTGGQPFLTQKLCQMIASQSRDNYLELTPGFINSLVETNLIENWKGNDEPEHFKTICDRLLYSEQRVGRLLGLYQKILLHSEEDKTSLGFAQIAADDSPEQTELILTGLIEKREGILQIKNPIYQKIFNFDWVANQLANLRPYSQAIDAWIVSGYQDKSWLLRGKALRDILDWSQGKSLSNLDYQFLAASQELDRQETQRTLEAERLQEVEARLELEQRHLKRQNLLLGIVSVAMIIASSLGVFAYQQYQQTAISELRAITLSSEALFASNKSFNSLLQAIKGKERSKQFKNLDSALEKNIDAALWQVILSIQESNRLTGHTAAVLAVDYSPDGQEIVTAGVDGTLKLWKRDGTLIKTLTGHQAVVRVVKFSPNGKFIASSGDDKTVKIWKRNGTLLSSVQANTSGIWSLDFSPDGEQVISGGSDSTVEAWNSQGELVRRFEGDTTGIRAMAFSPDGQIVAAGKIDNTIQLWNADGTKLRELIGHPGPIYAIAFSPDNTLLASGTVDGMINIWTREGTLLHTVKAHEATVKELRFSPDSSILASVSWDKTLKLWKRDGSLISTLQGHDAAIWGLAFSPDGEEIASAGADNVAILWKTKSIFQQQLYALNGLVRGLSLSADGKVIGTSGSDKAFHLWQLDGTKLRTVEGHTAAVVNIDFHPTQEIIASVSEDKTLKIWKLDGTLLQSFDNANAALLSVDWDFDGERIAAGDANGVIWLWSRKQGFIKPLTGHTAPTWSVEFSPDGQLLASASNDSTIRLWNPSGQLLKTLNGHDAAVWKVTFSPDGEMIASGSGDMTAKLWQKDGTLIKTLTGHTAAVWGIDFSPDGSLIATSSIDETIKIWTREGVLLTTLTGHQAGIRAVAFHPTRPILISVADEQVMTIWHLDRLLNIDPLTYACNWVQDYLKTNPSVPADEVELCARQFGKTQSK from the coding sequence ATGCCAGTTGTCCAAAATTCGGAATTTGCTTATCAAGTTGGGGGAAGTTTGCCCTTTAATGCTCCCACTTATGTGCGCCGACAAGCGGATGAAACATTATTTCATGAATTGGTAAAAGGGGAATTTTGCTATGTGTTTAATGCGCGACAAATGGGCAAATCAAGTTTGCGGGTGCAAACGACTCATCACTTACAATCGATTGGGATTCGCTGTGGGGTAATTGATGTCACTGCCATCGGCACTCAAGAAGTTACCCCAGAACAGTGGTATGGGTCGATGGTGGGGTTGTTGACCAAGGCATTTCGACTACAGGTTAATGTGTTAAGTTGGTGGCGAGAGCGCTCTCATTCCTCTTATGTCAATCGCTTAAGTGATTTTTTAGAAACCGTACTGCTGGCTCAAGTTTCTGACCCCATTGTAATTTTTATTGATGAAATTGATAGTGTTCTCAGTTTAAATTTTTCAACCGATGATTTTTTTGCCCTAATTCGGACCTGTTATAACCGCCGCGCCGATAATGAAGATTATCGCCGGTTAGCCTTTGCTTTATTTGGACTAGCGACCCCGGCTGATTTGATTTCTGATGGGAGTCGTACTCCTTTTAATATTGGAAAAGGGATTGAATTATCGGGATTTGAATTCCAAGAAACTTCACCCTTACTGGCTGGATTATCACTGCAATTTGCTAATCCTCAACTGGCTTTAAAGCAGATTCTGTATTGGACCGGGGGTCAACCCTTTTTAACTCAAAAACTCTGTCAAATGATTGCCAGCCAATCCCGGGACAATTACCTAGAATTAACTCCGGGTTTTATTAATAGTTTAGTCGAGACGAATCTGATTGAAAACTGGAAAGGCAATGATGAGCCAGAACATTTTAAAACTATTTGCGATCGCCTGCTTTATAGTGAACAGCGAGTTGGGCGGTTGCTGGGACTCTATCAAAAAATTCTTCTTCACTCCGAAGAAGATAAAACCTCTTTGGGATTTGCACAAATTGCAGCAGATGACAGTCCAGAACAAACGGAATTAATTTTAACCGGATTAATCGAAAAACGAGAGGGCATTCTCCAGATTAAAAATCCCATTTATCAGAAAATTTTTAATTTTGATTGGGTCGCCAACCAACTGGCAAATCTTCGACCCTATTCCCAGGCGATCGATGCTTGGATTGTCTCAGGATATCAGGATAAATCCTGGCTATTGCGGGGAAAAGCCTTACGGGATATTCTCGATTGGTCCCAGGGAAAAAGTCTAAGTAATTTGGATTATCAATTTCTCGCGGCTTCGCAAGAATTAGACCGCCAAGAAACTCAAAGAACTTTAGAAGCAGAACGACTCCAAGAAGTAGAAGCGCGCCTAGAATTAGAACAGCGCCACTTAAAGCGACAAAATCTTCTCTTAGGAATTGTCAGTGTGGCAATGATAATCGCCAGCAGTTTGGGCGTTTTCGCCTATCAGCAATATCAACAAACAGCCATTAGCGAACTCCGAGCCATTACGTTATCGTCAGAAGCCTTGTTTGCCTCGAATAAAAGTTTTAATTCCCTCCTCCAAGCTATCAAAGGAAAAGAACGCTCAAAACAGTTTAAAAATCTCGATTCAGCACTGGAAAAAAACATTGATGCCGCCCTTTGGCAAGTAATTTTAAGCATTCAGGAATCTAATCGGCTCACGGGTCATACCGCAGCGGTTTTAGCAGTGGATTATAGTCCTGATGGTCAGGAAATTGTGACGGCTGGGGTGGATGGAACTCTCAAACTTTGGAAGAGAGATGGCACCTTGATTAAGACCTTAACAGGACATCAAGCTGTAGTTCGAGTGGTAAAATTTAGTCCCAATGGAAAATTTATAGCCTCATCTGGAGATGATAAAACGGTTAAAATTTGGAAGCGAAATGGGACGTTATTAAGTTCAGTTCAGGCGAATACTTCAGGAATTTGGAGTCTTGACTTTAGTCCCGATGGTGAGCAGGTTATTTCTGGGGGGTCTGATAGTACGGTAGAAGCCTGGAATTCTCAGGGTGAATTAGTGAGACGATTTGAAGGCGACACTACAGGAATTCGGGCTATGGCATTTAGTCCTGATGGTCAAATCGTTGCAGCCGGTAAAATTGATAATACTATTCAGTTATGGAATGCTGATGGGACTAAACTCCGGGAATTAATTGGACATCCAGGCCCAATTTATGCGATCGCCTTTAGTCCAGATAATACCCTTTTGGCATCCGGTACTGTGGATGGAATGATTAATATTTGGACCCGAGAAGGAACCCTCCTCCATACGGTAAAAGCCCATGAGGCCACGGTTAAAGAACTGAGATTTAGTCCAGATAGCAGCATTTTAGCTTCGGTAAGCTGGGATAAAACCCTGAAACTTTGGAAACGGGATGGCTCATTAATTTCCACCCTGCAAGGTCATGATGCCGCAATTTGGGGGTTAGCCTTTAGTCCCGATGGCGAGGAAATTGCCTCGGCGGGTGCAGATAATGTGGCAATTCTTTGGAAAACTAAAAGCATTTTTCAACAACAGTTATATGCATTAAATGGGTTAGTTAGGGGATTATCATTAAGTGCCGATGGCAAGGTCATTGGTACATCCGGTAGTGATAAAGCCTTCCATCTTTGGCAACTCGATGGGACAAAGTTACGAACGGTAGAAGGCCACACGGCTGCTGTTGTCAACATTGATTTTCATCCAACCCAGGAAATAATCGCATCAGTTAGCGAAGATAAAACCCTCAAAATTTGGAAATTAGATGGAACACTTTTACAGAGTTTTGATAATGCAAATGCGGCTTTATTATCGGTTGATTGGGACTTTGACGGTGAAAGAATTGCTGCCGGAGATGCCAATGGAGTCATTTGGTTATGGAGTCGCAAACAGGGTTTTATAAAACCGTTAACGGGACATACCGCCCCCACTTGGAGTGTTGAATTTAGCCCCGATGGTCAACTTTTGGCCTCGGCGAGTAACGATTCCACGATTCGACTCTGGAACCCATCCGGTCAACTTTTAAAAACCCTAAACGGTCATGATGCGGCAGTTTGGAAAGTTACCTTTAGTCCCGATGGGGAAATGATTGCTTCGGGGAGTGGCGATATGACCGCTAAACTCTGGCAAAAAGATGGAACCTTAATCAAAACCTTGACCGGACATACAGCAGCAGTTTGGGGAATTGATTTTAGTCCAGATGGATCTTTAATTGCCACCAGTAGTATTGATGAAACCATTAAAATTTGGACCCGAGAGGGGGTTTTACTCACAACTTTGACAGGTCATCAGGCGGGAATTCGGGCAGTGGCTTTTCATCCGACTCGGCCCATTTTAATCTCGGTCGCCGATGAGCAAGTGATGACGATTTGGCATCTCGATCGCCTCCTCAATATTGACCCGTTGACTTATGCTTGTAACTGGGTCCAAGATTATTTAAAAACTAATCCATCAGTTCCAGCAGATGAAGTGGAACTCTGTGCTCGCCAATTCGGTAAAACCCAGTCAAAATAG
- a CDS encoding bifunctional pantoate--beta-alanine ligase/(d)CMP kinase: MSMFGKDLGVVVRLFTTVVALRCYLELQSEGQTVGLVPTMGALHAGHLSLIERARATNDIVVVSIFVNPLQFGPNEDLQRYPRRLEGDRLLCEQAGVDVIFAPTPEEMGIGEGTEHSVTQVVPPESMMSGLCGRSRPGHFQGVATIVTKLFNVVQPDRAYFGRKDAQQLAILQRMVGDLNLPVEIVPCEIVREPSGLAMSSRNQYLSEEEKTRASVLYRSLQKAQKVFLRGEVTRQVIIAAVQAEVRLEPDLNLEYCELVEPTSLKPIEQIESAGLVAIAAKIGNTRLIDNIILKDRKPIVAIDGPAGAGKSTVARRVAKQLGLMYLDTGAMYRAITWLVQEKGIAFDDEPAIAEVVSRATIELIETSEDPAIPTQVYVDGFNVTEAIRTQAVTANVSQVSSLKSVRLHLVKQQQQFGERGGVVAEGRDIGTHVFPDAELKIFLTASVGERARRRQQDLTNVGEEGITLEQLEGQIALRDRLDSTRQISPLTKAANAIEIDTDHRTIDEVIGEIVKHYATIVSAKFEESAEGIGRIID; this comes from the coding sequence ATGAGTATGTTTGGTAAGGATTTGGGGGTTGTGGTGCGCCTGTTTACAACGGTTGTGGCGTTGCGCTGTTACTTAGAACTACAGTCTGAGGGTCAGACTGTGGGTTTGGTGCCGACGATGGGAGCCTTGCACGCGGGGCATCTGAGTTTAATTGAACGGGCTAGAGCGACCAATGATATTGTTGTCGTTAGTATTTTTGTCAATCCGCTGCAATTTGGTCCGAATGAGGATTTGCAGCGATATCCTCGGAGGTTAGAGGGCGATCGCCTCCTGTGTGAACAAGCAGGAGTGGATGTCATCTTTGCGCCAACTCCGGAGGAGATGGGAATTGGGGAAGGGACAGAGCATTCTGTAACTCAAGTGGTCCCTCCAGAGTCGATGATGTCCGGGTTATGTGGCCGATCGCGTCCCGGACACTTTCAGGGAGTCGCGACCATTGTTACCAAACTCTTCAATGTGGTACAACCGGACCGGGCTTATTTTGGGCGAAAAGATGCCCAGCAACTGGCGATTTTACAGCGGATGGTTGGGGATTTGAACCTGCCGGTAGAAATTGTCCCCTGTGAGATTGTTCGAGAGCCTTCGGGATTGGCAATGAGTTCTCGAAATCAGTACCTCAGCGAGGAAGAAAAAACTCGTGCATCGGTGCTGTATCGTAGCTTACAAAAAGCTCAGAAAGTTTTTCTCCGGGGGGAAGTGACTCGTCAGGTTATAATTGCTGCGGTTCAAGCCGAAGTACGCTTAGAACCGGACCTTAACCTAGAGTATTGTGAATTGGTAGAACCGACAAGTCTTAAACCGATTGAACAGATAGAATCTGCGGGATTAGTGGCGATCGCTGCGAAGATTGGCAACACCCGCTTAATTGATAACATTATCCTGAAAGACCGCAAACCGATTGTAGCCATAGACGGTCCTGCGGGTGCAGGGAAATCGACCGTCGCCCGTCGCGTGGCGAAACAACTGGGATTGATGTATTTAGATACAGGGGCGATGTATCGGGCGATCACTTGGTTGGTTCAGGAAAAAGGGATTGCTTTTGACGATGAACCGGCGATCGCCGAAGTCGTCAGTCGGGCCACAATCGAACTGATTGAGACCAGTGAGGACCCGGCGATTCCCACCCAAGTTTATGTGGATGGATTTAACGTGACTGAGGCGATTAGAACTCAAGCGGTTACGGCCAATGTTTCCCAAGTTTCTAGCTTGAAAAGCGTGCGACTTCATTTAGTCAAGCAGCAGCAGCAGTTTGGAGAACGGGGTGGGGTCGTGGCAGAAGGGCGAGATATTGGCACTCATGTTTTCCCGGATGCGGAGTTAAAAATCTTTTTAACCGCTTCCGTGGGGGAACGGGCGCGGCGACGTCAACAAGACCTGACAAATGTAGGGGAAGAAGGGATTACCCTAGAACAGCTTGAAGGCCAAATTGCCCTGCGCGATCGCCTCGATAGCACTCGCCAAATTTCCCCCTTGACAAAAGCCGCGAATGCGATTGAAATTGATACAGACCATCGGACTATCGATGAAGTCATCGGTGAAATTGTCAAACATTATGCAACAATCGTCAGCGCTAAATTTGAAGAATCAGCAGAAGGAATTGGCAGAATAATAGACTAA
- a CDS encoding polysaccharide deacetylase family protein — MDELNPFFSKSMVLMAASTAIITIIIGTFLPTLILSGGIVEASSNSPEIVLASLGVQEAMRVRLEGFTKAIAQKQTDKEKRFTFAVTPEFEGKTFYEVALDDSEKAIALTFDDGPWPIYTEQVLDILKEEDIKATFFLIGQHLKNHPAIAQKVVEAGHALGNHTWSHHYHNVPREVAAREIEDTAALIHEVTGFKTKWFRPPGGVLTNGLNDYAHSQNYAVAMWSSDARESFFSISGALVNNVLSSAKPGGIVLLHDGGGDRSATVQALPIIITKLKERGYKFVTLPELLELYEQHKQTSIAENSPNPTPVADGIE; from the coding sequence GTGGACGAACTGAATCCGTTTTTTTCAAAATCGATGGTGTTAATGGCGGCGAGCACGGCGATTATTACGATTATTATCGGCACATTTCTGCCGACCCTGATATTATCTGGAGGAATCGTCGAAGCCAGCAGCAATTCCCCAGAGATCGTATTAGCATCTCTCGGTGTTCAGGAAGCGATGAGAGTTCGACTGGAGGGGTTCACCAAAGCGATCGCCCAAAAGCAAACCGACAAGGAAAAACGGTTTACCTTCGCCGTTACCCCTGAGTTTGAAGGGAAAACATTCTATGAAGTGGCCTTAGATGACAGTGAAAAGGCGATCGCCCTCACCTTTGATGATGGTCCTTGGCCCATTTATACTGAACAAGTCCTAGATATTCTTAAAGAAGAGGACATTAAAGCCACCTTTTTTTTGATTGGTCAACACTTAAAAAACCATCCGGCAATTGCCCAAAAAGTAGTCGAAGCCGGTCATGCTTTGGGCAACCATACTTGGAGTCATCACTATCATAATGTCCCGCGAGAAGTGGCCGCCAGAGAAATCGAAGATACTGCTGCACTGATTCATGAAGTAACCGGATTTAAAACCAAGTGGTTTCGGCCTCCGGGAGGCGTCCTCACTAATGGATTGAACGACTATGCCCATAGTCAAAATTATGCCGTGGCGATGTGGTCCTCTGACGCCCGAGAGTCTTTCTTTTCTATTTCCGGAGCATTAGTAAACAACGTTCTGAGTAGCGCTAAACCTGGAGGAATTGTCCTATTACATGATGGCGGTGGCGATCGCTCGGCTACGGTGCAAGCTTTACCCATTATTATCACTAAACTCAAAGAACGGGGATATAAGTTTGTTACTTTACCAGAACTGTTAGAACTTTACGAACAGCACAAGCAAACAAGTATTGCTGAAAACTCTCCCAATCCGACACCTGTCGCGGACGGGATTGAGTAG